The Cystobacter ferrugineus genome includes a window with the following:
- a CDS encoding tautomerase family protein has product MPHVNIKYFPTPLSEQQQSELVAAVTQAVKSALKCDEGVISIALEPVEKDAWNERVYVPEIVKRKELLRKTPNY; this is encoded by the coding sequence ATGCCGCACGTCAACATCAAGTACTTCCCCACTCCGCTCAGTGAGCAGCAGCAGTCCGAGTTGGTCGCGGCGGTCACCCAGGCGGTCAAGAGCGCGCTCAAGTGCGACGAAGGGGTCATTTCGATCGCGCTCGAGCCCGTGGAAAAGGATGCCTGGAATGAACGGGTCTATGTTCCGGAGATCGTGAAGCGCAAGGAGCTGTTGCGCAAGACGCCCAATTACTGA